The following coding sequences are from one Loxodonta africana isolate mLoxAfr1 chromosome 18, mLoxAfr1.hap2, whole genome shotgun sequence window:
- the LOC100669975 gene encoding olfactory receptor 3A2-like, with protein sequence MDQKAGTNRTALTEFILLGLVESEKLQSVIFVLFLFAYVVTVGGNLSILGAILVEPKLHTPMYFFLGNLSVLDVGCITVTVPPMLCHLLSHKRTISYDACLSQLFFFHLLAGLDCFLLTAMAYDRFLAICQPLTYSIRMSQEVQRLLVAVSWACAFSNAMTHAITLTTLNFCGPNEVNHFYCDLPQLFQLSCSSTQLNELLLFAVGFIMAGTPVVLIITSYIHVAAAVLRISSAKARKKAFSTCSSHLTVVCLFCGTGIFNYMRLGTEEASDKDKGVGVFNTVINPMLNPLIYSLRNSDVQGILWRILVGRSSPT encoded by the coding sequence ATGGATCAAAAAGCTGGGACAAACAGGACAGCTCTTACTGAGTTCATCCTCCTGGGCCTAGTGGAATCAGAAAAGCTGCAGTCTGTGATCTTTGTACTCTTTCTCTTTGCCTATGTGGTCACAGTTGGGGGCAACCTCAGCATCTTGGGAGCCATCTTGGTGGAGCCCaaactccacacccccatgtacttcttcctgggAAACCTGTCAGTGCTGGATGTTGGATGCATCACTGTCACTGTTCCTCCAATGTTGTGTCATCTCCTGTCCCACAAGCGTACAATTTCCTATGATGCCTGCCTCTCACAGCTCTTCTTCTTCCACCTTTTGGCCGGGCTGGACTGCTTCCTGTTGAcagccatggcctatgaccgcttctTGGCCATCTGTCAGCCCCTCACCTATAGCATCCGCATGAGCCAGGAAGTCCAAAGGTTATTGGTAGCTGTGTCTTGGGCTTGTGCCTTCTCCAATGCAATGACCCACGCTATTACCCTAACTACTCTCAACTTCTGTGGTCCTAATGAGGTCAATCACTTCTACTGTGACCTACCACAGCTCTTCCAGCTTTCCTGCTCTAGCACCCAACTCAATGAGCTGCTTCTCTTTGCTGTCGGTTTCATAATGGCAGGTACTCCTGTGGTTCTCATCATCACCTCCTATATCCACGTGGCAGCTGCAGTTCTGAGAATCAGTTCAGCGAAGGCCAGGAAGAAGGCTTTCTCCACATGCAGTTCCCATCTCACTGTAGTTTGCCTCTTCTGTGGGACAGGTATCTTCAACTATATGAGGCTGGGTACAGAGGAAGCTTCAGACAAGGATAAAGGGGTTGGGGTTTTCAACACTGTCATCAACCCCATGCTGAACCCACTCatctacagccttagaaactctgacGTTCAGGGCATTCTGTGGCGGATACTTGTAGGGAGATCCTCACCGACCTGA
- the LOC100669690 gene encoding olfactory receptor 3A2: MESEAGTNRTALTEFIFLGLVESEKLQSVIFVLFLFAYLATVGGNLSILAAILVEPKLHTPMYFFLGNLSVLDVGCSTVTVPPILGRLLSDKRTISYDACLSQLFFFHLLAGMDCFLLTAMAYDRFLAICRPLTYSIRMSQEVQRLLVAVSWACAFTNAMTHTIALSTLNFCGPNEVNHFYCDLPQLFQLSCSSTQLNELLLFAVGFIMAGTPVVLIITSYIHVAAAVLRIRSAKARKKAFSTCGSHLTVVCIFFGTGIFNYMRFGSEEASDKDKGVGVFNTVINPMLNPLIYSLRNPDVQGALWRVLVGGRSLT, encoded by the coding sequence ATGGAATCAGAAGCTGGGACAAACAGGACAGCTCTTACTGAGTTCATCTTCCTGGGCCTAGTGGAATCAGAAAAGCTGCAGTCTGTGATCTTTGTACTCTTCCTCTTTGCCTACCTGGCCACAGTTGGGGGCAACCTCAGCATCTTGGCAGCCATCTTGGTGGAGCCCAAActtcacacccccatgtacttcttcctgggAAACCTGTCAGTGCTGGATGTTGGATGCAGCACTGTCACTGTTCCTCCAATTTTGGGTCGTCTCCTGTCCGACAAGCGTACAATTTCCTATGATGCCTGCCTCTCACAGCTCttcttcttccaccttctggctggGATGGACTGCTTCTTGTTGAcagccatggcctatgaccgcttctTGGCCATCTGTCGGCCCCTCACCTATAGCATCCGCATGAGCCAGGAAGTCCAGAGGTTATTGGTAGCCGTGTCTTGGGCTTGTGCCTTCACCAATGCAATGACCCACACTATTGCCCTATCTACTCTCAACTTCTGTGGTCCCAATGAGGTCAATCACTTCTACTGTGACCTACCACAGCTCTTCCAGCTTTCCTGCTCTAGCACCCAACTCAATGAGCTGCTTCTCTTTGCTGTCGGTTTCATAATGGCAGGTACTCCTGTGGTTCTCATCATCACCTCCTATATCCATGTGGCAGCTGCAGTTCTGAGAATCCGTTCAGCGAAGGCCAGGAAGAAGGCTTTCTCCACATGCGGCTCCCATCTCACTGTAGTTTGCATCTTCTTTGGGACAGGTATCTTCAACTACATGAGGTTCGGTTCAGAGGAGGCTTCAGACAAGGATAAAGGGGTTGGGGTTTTCAACACTGTCATCAACCCCATGTTGAACCCACTCATCTATAGCCTTAGAAATCCTGATGTTCAGGGCGCTCTATGGCGGGTACTTGTGGGAGGACGATCACTGACATGA